Proteins from a single region of Cytophagales bacterium:
- a CDS encoding uracil-DNA glycosylase — MNVQIAPSWKNVLNDEFERDYFTNLVEFIKGEISRQRIYPPGKLIFNAFDQCPFDEVKVVIIGQDPYHGAGQANGLCFSVNDGLRFPPSLINIFQEIKSDLGKEIPGSGNLERWAKQGVLLLNATLTVKAHTAGSHQNKGWEQFTDTVIKVISKNKEGVVFLLWGAYAQNKGNIIDTSKHFVLKSAHPSPFSADRGFFGCRHFSKANEYLRQRGLKEIEW, encoded by the coding sequence ATGAACGTACAAATCGCTCCTTCCTGGAAAAATGTTTTGAACGATGAGTTTGAACGGGATTATTTCACGAATTTGGTAGAATTTATTAAAGGGGAGATAAGCCGGCAAAGAATTTATCCACCCGGCAAATTGATCTTTAATGCCTTTGATCAATGTCCGTTTGATGAGGTAAAGGTCGTCATTATCGGGCAGGACCCTTACCATGGTGCCGGGCAGGCAAATGGATTATGTTTTTCAGTCAATGACGGGTTACGATTTCCACCTTCATTGATAAATATTTTCCAGGAAATTAAATCAGACCTGGGGAAAGAGATCCCCGGTTCGGGAAATCTTGAAAGATGGGCAAAACAGGGGGTGCTGCTTTTAAATGCCACCTTAACAGTAAAAGCGCATACTGCCGGATCGCATCAGAATAAAGGCTGGGAACAGTTTACTGATACGGTTATCAAAGTGATCTCGAAAAATAAAGAAGGTGTTGTTTTTTTGCTGTGGGGCGCCTATGCGCAGAATAAGGGAAACATTATTGATACCTCTAAACATTTTGTCTTAAAATCTGCGCATCCGTCTCCTTTTTCAGCAGACAGAGGGTTTTTTGGATGCAGGCATTTTAGTAAAGCGAATGAGTATTTGAGGCAGAGAGGATTAAAGGAGATTGAATGGTGA
- the lepB gene encoding signal peptidase I gives MKQIKSKLFKDKKSTFVTISAIVFLLFFFVFLTTNVELYPAFVLYIISEIIILTLIITSSKKTDVVFLKNGSIIHGKIIEDRPAALVPGTRDEVKIETLDRKINVIKMTDVQGVTRNRSRYGGWPEAIVFAVVAATLIRWAFLEAFTIPTPSMEKSLLVGDFLFVSKMHYGARTPKTPLQMPLTHQKIWGTDIPSYLTWIQLPQYRLPGLSKIKNNDVVVFNFPPVFLSSLIQDPCPECPVDLKTNYIKRCIGIAGDKLEVRDGQVLINEVPTENLPEMQHRYLAVTDAIIKDRVFKKYDITEFQLVQGGYVIWTKNKTVKKLKSVPFIKNIIPLKRTKEEKENRIFPCSASFMWKSWDCRWNEHHFGPVTIPQKGTTVKITPHTLPFYELLITHYEGWEDAEVKYDTLYIDGKVVNEYTFQQDYYFMMGDNRDNSLDSRFWGFVPADHVVGKALFIWLSLDPDGKLFSFKNSKIRWNRLFKIIR, from the coding sequence ATGAAACAAATAAAAAGTAAACTTTTTAAAGACAAAAAATCTACCTTTGTTACAATCTCTGCAATTGTTTTTCTTTTATTCTTCTTTGTATTTTTAACAACCAATGTAGAATTATACCCTGCTTTTGTACTTTATATAATTTCCGAGATAATTATTCTTACCTTAATTATTACATCCAGTAAAAAAACAGATGTAGTCTTTTTAAAAAATGGCAGCATAATTCATGGGAAGATCATTGAAGACAGACCGGCAGCCTTGGTCCCGGGTACCCGGGATGAAGTTAAAATTGAAACATTAGACAGGAAAATAAATGTAATTAAAATGACAGATGTTCAGGGAGTGACCCGAAATAGATCAAGATACGGGGGATGGCCTGAGGCAATTGTTTTTGCTGTAGTTGCTGCAACGCTCATTCGATGGGCATTTTTAGAAGCTTTTACAATTCCTACACCCTCCATGGAAAAATCTCTGCTGGTAGGTGATTTTTTGTTTGTAAGCAAAATGCATTATGGTGCAAGAACACCCAAAACTCCGCTACAAATGCCCTTAACCCATCAAAAGATTTGGGGTACTGACATTCCATCCTATCTTACATGGATCCAGTTACCGCAGTATCGGCTGCCAGGCCTTTCAAAAATCAAAAATAACGATGTGGTGGTTTTTAATTTTCCACCCGTCTTTCTTTCTTCATTAATTCAGGATCCTTGTCCTGAGTGCCCGGTTGACCTTAAAACAAATTATATTAAACGGTGTATAGGCATTGCAGGTGATAAATTAGAAGTAAGGGATGGGCAGGTACTTATTAATGAAGTGCCTACAGAAAATTTACCTGAAATGCAGCATCGGTATCTGGCTGTAACAGATGCTATAATCAAGGACAGGGTCTTTAAAAAATATGACATCACAGAGTTTCAATTAGTCCAGGGTGGTTATGTTATTTGGACAAAAAATAAAACTGTAAAGAAACTAAAATCGGTGCCGTTTATTAAAAATATAATACCATTAAAGAGAACTAAAGAAGAAAAAGAAAATCGTATTTTCCCTTGTTCAGCAAGTTTTATGTGGAAAAGCTGGGATTGCAGATGGAATGAACATCATTTTGGGCCTGTTACTATTCCCCAAAAAGGCACAACTGTAAAGATCACCCCTCATACACTGCCCTTTTATGAATTGTTGATCACACATTACGAAGGGTGGGAAGACGCTGAAGTAAAATATGATACACTTTATATTGATGGAAAAGTAGTGAATGAATATACCTTTCAGCAGGATTATTACTTCATGATGGGCGACAACAGGGACAACTCATTAGATTCAAGGTTCTGGGGATTTGTACCTGCAGATCATGTTGTTGGCAAAGCTTTGTTTATCTGGCTCTCGTTAGACCCTGATGGAAAACTATTTAGCTTTAAAAATAGCAAGATCCGGTGGAACAGGCTTTTTAAGATAATTCGTTAA
- a CDS encoding BrnT family toxin — MQFEYDNDKNISNLKKHGISLEEAEKLWDHEYVIVPAKKIKEEQRYFIISKYNNKIYTCVFLYRESIIRLISCHRADKKLQKYYYEKVK; from the coding sequence ATGCAATTTGAATATGACAATGATAAAAATATTAGCAATCTCAAAAAACATGGAATTAGTCTGGAAGAGGCTGAAAAATTATGGGATCATGAATATGTAATAGTACCTGCCAAAAAAATTAAAGAAGAACAACGATATTTTATCATTTCAAAATATAATAACAAAATTTATACGTGTGTTTTCTTATATAGAGAATCTATTATTAGATTAATAAGCTGCCACCGGGCAGATAAAAAATTACAAAAGTATTACTATGAAAAAGTCAAATAA
- the apaG gene encoding Co2+/Mg2+ efflux protein ApaG, with the protein MPEQIVKDIKIKVKTTYLPEYSNPGQAHFVFEYEITIENFSDHTVQLLRRHWYIHDAHGRLREVEGVGVVGEQPVLEPGETHQYISGCNLNTAIGKMRGYYTMERLMDGAAFKVIIPEFVMEVPSRLN; encoded by the coding sequence ATGCCAGAACAAATAGTTAAAGATATCAAAATAAAAGTTAAAACCACCTATCTTCCTGAATATTCCAATCCTGGTCAGGCTCATTTTGTGTTTGAATATGAGATCACTATTGAAAATTTTAGCGATCATACGGTTCAACTGTTAAGAAGGCACTGGTATATCCATGACGCTCATGGTAGATTGAGGGAAGTTGAAGGTGTAGGTGTGGTAGGCGAACAACCTGTATTAGAGCCAGGTGAAACGCATCAGTATATTTCAGGATGTAACCTCAATACAGCCATTGGAAAAATGAGAGGATATTATACAATGGAACGTCTCATGGATGGGGCTGCGTTTAAAGTAATAATACCTGAATTTGTAATGGAAGTGCCATCTCGGCTAAATTAA
- a CDS encoding CopG family transcriptional regulator, whose amino-acid sequence MKKSNKKNISAKDLDKKFDNCEDISDYMDFDKAIVVKKINLDMPQWIIDILDKEAMKLNVSKEIIIKMWLSEKIEKIYHIKQKV is encoded by the coding sequence ATGAAAAAGTCAAATAAAAAAAATATTTCTGCTAAAGATCTTGATAAGAAATTTGATAATTGTGAAGATATTAGTGATTATATGGACTTTGATAAAGCTATTGTGGTTAAAAAAATTAACCTTGATATGCCTCAATGGATAATTGATATTCTTGATAAAGAAGCTATGAAATTAAATGTATCAAAAGAAATTATTATTAAAATGTGGCTTTCTGAAAAAATAGAAAAAATTTATCATATTAAACAAAAGGTTTAA